A section of the Kiritimatiellia bacterium genome encodes:
- the nadC gene encoding carboxylating nicotinate-nucleotide diphosphorylase translates to MIADKHAFMRKPWLDPAVENFVRQALQEDIGAGDITSQALIDAECRVRAAIVARRQYVVAGVEIVRLVCRLVDGNIACRILKPDGRIARRGESILVLTGRARSILAAERTALNFLQRLTGIASLTARCVAAAGHYRVKILDTRKTTPNMRALEKYAVRCGGGTNHRFGLYDMVLIKDNHRFLWRRNYSLAQAVDEARRKNPGKPVEMEVETMAQFKDALAAAPDWIMLDNMPAPLMKKCAALCAGRSGLEASGGITLRNIRAIAAAGVDAISVGALTHSVPAADLSLEITG, encoded by the coding sequence ATGATTGCCGATAAACATGCTTTTATGCGCAAACCGTGGCTTGACCCGGCGGTTGAAAATTTCGTCCGGCAGGCCTTGCAGGAAGATATCGGCGCGGGCGACATTACCTCGCAGGCGCTGATTGATGCGGAATGCCGGGTCCGCGCCGCGATTGTCGCGCGCCGGCAATATGTTGTCGCCGGGGTTGAAATCGTCCGGCTCGTCTGCCGGCTGGTTGACGGAAATATCGCCTGCCGGATTCTGAAGCCGGACGGGCGCATTGCGCGGCGCGGGGAATCAATTCTTGTGTTGACGGGCCGGGCGCGTTCCATTCTCGCCGCCGAGCGCACCGCGCTTAATTTTTTACAGCGTTTGACCGGCATTGCCAGCCTGACCGCCCGGTGCGTCGCGGCGGCCGGGCATTACCGGGTAAAAATACTGGATACCCGCAAAACAACGCCGAACATGCGTGCCCTGGAAAAATACGCGGTCCGGTGCGGCGGGGGGACCAACCACAGGTTCGGGCTTTACGACATGGTTTTAATCAAGGACAACCACCGTTTTTTGTGGCGGAGGAATTATTCGCTCGCGCAGGCGGTTGATGAGGCGCGCCGGAAAAATCCCGGCAAACCTGTTGAAATGGAGGTTGAAACAATGGCGCAGTTCAAGGACGCCCTCGCGGCGGCGCCCGACTGGATCATGCTGGATAACATGCCGGCGCCGTTGATGAAAAAATGCGCGGCGCTTTGCGCGGGCCGTTCCGGACTGGAAGCCTCCGGCGGCATTACCCTGCGGAATATCCGCGCCATTGCCGCGGCCGGAGTGGACGCGATTTCCGTGGGGGCGCTGACCCATTCCGTCCCGGCCGCCGATTTGTCGCTGGAAATCACCGGTTAG